In a single window of the Cydia splendana chromosome 20, ilCydSple1.2, whole genome shotgun sequence genome:
- the LOC134800946 gene encoding ethanolaminephosphotransferase 1-like codes for MGSASIFDYKYLTKTHLKGFDNYKYSAIDTSPLSQYVMHPFWNTVVKFIPRWIAPNLLTFAGFLCMVASVVLLFIYDYDFTASGAPQGYEKVAKGIPLWVFTACGVLLFLAYNLDGIDGKQARRIGVSGPLGEMFDHGLDSYIVFFIPFSLISVMGRGDWSIPTFRGYLAVASVVLNFYVSHWEKYNTGTLYLPWGYDLSMWVCSIFFLLAGARGAEVYKFHIFGDVTFVQGLEVAIHATGLFTTLPIAVYNVYLSYKNHTLKTHSFLGMLRPAWSIVALTTAMTVWALKSPLDVVEYDPRAFLLLYGTLFSNIASRLIVAEMSEQRCDLITWVLWPLFVGVSLSLWVPALEAAVLYALLPFSILAHVHYGVCVVRQMCQHFGVSCFTVPRIKAMKIQKRKK; via the exons ATGGGGAGTGCAAGCATTTTTGACTATAAGTATTTGACTAAGACGCATTTAAAAGGATTCGATAATTATAAG TACAGTGCGATAGACACAAGCCCACTCAGCCAATATGTGATGCACCCATTTTGGAACACCGTCGTCAAG TTTATACCAAGATGGATAGCGCCGAATCTCCTAACGTTTGCTGGATTCCTATGCATGGTAGCGAgcgtagttttattatttatctacGACTATGATTTCACTGCGTCAGGAGCGCCACAAGGATATGAAAAGGTCGCAAAAGGAATCCCTTTATGGGTGTTCACGGCTTGTGGCGTGCTGTTGTTTTTGGCCTACAATTTAG ATGGAATCGACGGGAAACAGGCACGGCGTATCGGCGTGTCGGGACCGCTGGGAGAGATGTTTGACCATGGCTTGGACTCCTACATCGTGTTCTTCATCCCCTTCAGCCTGATCTCCGTCATGGGCCGAGGTGACTGGTCCATCCCCACGTTTAG AGGTTATCTGGCGGTGGCGAGCGTGGTGCTCAACTTCTACGTGAGCCACTGGGAGAAGTACAACACCGGCACCCTGTACCTGCCCTGGGGCTACGACCTTAGCATGTGG GTGTGTTCTATCTTCTTCCTCCTGGCCGGCGCCCGTGGCGCTGAGGTGTACAAGTTCCACATCTTCGGCGACGTTACCTTCGTGCAAGGGCTGGAGGTGGCCATACACGCCACAGGACTCTTCACCACGCTACCGATCGCTGTCTATAACGTGTAtct GTCATACAAGAACCATACGCTTAAGACGCACTCCTTCCTCGGAATGCTGCGACCCGCGTGGTCGATAGTCGCGCTGACGACAGCCATGACAGTATGGGCTCTCAAGTCGCCGCTGGATGTCGTGGAGTACGACCCTAGGGCATTCCTGCTGCTCTATGGCACCCTGTTTAGTAACATTGCT AGTCGCCTAATAGTCGCGGAAATGAGCGAACAGCGCTGCGACCTGATCACCTGGGTGCTCTGGCCCCTGTTCGTCGGTGTATCCTTATCCTTGTGGGTGCCAGCTTTGGAGGCGGCTGTTCTTTACGCCCTCCTGCCTTTCAGCATTCTGGCACATGTGCATTACGGGGTTTGCGTG